A stretch of Toxoplasma gondii ME49 chromosome V, whole genome shotgun sequence DNA encodes these proteins:
- a CDS encoding hypothetical protein (encoded by transcript TGME49_286000): protein METASTFRSRQCGLVSKGVAWRAVSLTLRPLILIFSLSAPLLVVRIPAVSTPPSFLTASLPFAAPAEAMVADVLRRAKDAVGHRWRNGSRLIADQFGVSHSYLKFILPQYDPAAFEQYKVLASQYAELTQEVRDAAGTKDFEEISSRNAREQESLLEEVDRLLEHALGPSLRPRLVRNRSSRRVSRSSKNRESPGAFSSARGHHETRPDRSRGFSWTDERAHTARHGEKDLSREGETPFPDRETLGANLTVAQRHEWASLHQRLNILSHQQRLLASAPEAALLEATKQDLMQRLFQLDASIRRQRLQAQTGFSRAESVNQVMEEMRRRGQHVAARMAEAEMVVEESEKALGVVQTLLSQLQAVPGRAAQAREGIRAKREELEQAAAAATHACVFDAFVLSGGLDAEVHNVAVSTRSQGAEILGRFRTALSKFAAGIRNLEALMREAGVFQEPALQRRIEAYVQRMHALNLQGAQIHAAAEPIVRVMETEQLQVETEAAKLQQVVGSVSESCVAFLKKEETRLQVVSSKVMDRVSPVLASLQSILERAVALGQKQDKKLQSSQQYPNSSASSSANTPSTPGPPASSGETDEADVDFQAKALQKELEPIVADVSHLTEEVRNAERQISTLTSAAVALSSSPEATAVAASIAGVKGRLTKAEQSLVAALSQTQAQVSVAVSKARRHRQDDAFRGAYLQIVPWPGVATGLASTPLKEGGLRSQGNVDSVPRQSSARPGYH, encoded by the exons ATGGAGACCGCCTCTACGTTTCGAAGCCGGCAATGCGGGCTGGTGAGCAAGGGTGTGGCTTGGAGAGCCGTGAGCCTCACCCTGAGGCCACTCATTCTCATTTTCTCCCTGTCCGCCCCTCTGCTTGTCGTTCGGATCCCTGCGGTGTCGACCCCGCCTTCTTTCCTGACTGCCAGTCTGCCTTTTGCTGCACCTGCAGAGGCGATGGTTGCCGACGTTCTTCGACGTGCCAAAGATGCTGTCGGGCATCGTTGGCGCAACGGTTCGCGTCTGATTGCAGACCAGTTTGGCGTGTCTCACTCGTATTTGAAGTTCATTCTGCCGCAGTACGACCCTGCGGCCTTCGAGCAGTACAAAGTCCTGGCTAGCCAGTACGCAGAGCTGACCCAGGAGGTCCGCGACGCGGCGGGGACAAAGGATTTCGAGGAAATCAGCAGTCGGAACGCGCGCGAGCAAGAGTCGCTTCTTGAGGAGGTCGACAGACTCCTCGAGCACGCGCTCGGTCCCAGTCTCCGCCCTCGTCTGGTGCGGAACAGATCGTCGCGGCGAGTGTCCCGTAGCTCGAAGAACCGCGAGTCTCCaggcgccttctcttctgcccgTGGGCACCACGAAACCCGTCCCGACAGATCCAGGGGTTTCTCCTGGACCGACGAACGCGCGCACACTGCGCGCCACGGGGAAAAGGACCTTTCtcgcgaaggcgaaacgcCCTTcccagacagagagacgcttgGCGCTAACCTGACTGTCGCGCAGCGGCATGAATGGGCCAGTCTGCACCAGCGGCTGAACATCCTGTCGCACCAACAGCGTCTGCTGGCGAGCGCGCCAGAAGCCGCGCTCCTCGAAGCCACGAAGCAGGACCTGATGCAGCGACTCTTTCAACTCGACGCAAGCATTCGACGCCAGAGACTCCAGGCTCAAACCGGCTTCAGCCGCGCGGAGTCGGTCAACCAGGTCATGGAGGAAATGCGCCGACGCGGGCAGCACGTGGCGGCAAGAATGGCTGAGGCAGAAATGGTCGTCGAGGAGTCTGAGAAGGCGCTGGGCGTGGTCCAGACTCTCCTCAGTCAGCTTCAGGCTGTTCCCGGTAGAGCCGCGCAAGCTCGCGAGGGGATTCGCGCcaagcgagaagaactcGAACAGGCTGCAGCCGcggcaacgcatgcatgcgtgttcGATGCCTTCGTGCTCTCTGGAGGCCTCGACGCAGAAGTCCACAACGTCGCGGTCTCTACGCGGTCTCAGGGGGCGGAAATTCTCGGGCGGTTCCGGACAGCTTTGAGCAAATTCGCTGCCGGCATTCGAAATCTGGAGGCTCTCATGCGCGAGGCAGGCGTGTTCCAGGAACCAGCTCTTCAAAGACGAATCGAGGCGTACGtacaacgcatgcatgccttGAATCTTCAAGGTGCCCAG ATCCATGCTGCTGCGGAACCAATTGTGAGGGTGATGGAGACGGAGCAACTGCAGGTGGAAACGGAGGCGGCTAAGCTTCAGCAGGTTGTGGGATCAGTATCTGAGTCTTGTGTGGCTTTCctcaagaaggaagaaactcGTTTGCAGGTCGTTTCTTCAAAGGTAATGGATCGTGTGTCTCCAGTGCTGGCGTCTCTTCAAAGCATCCTCGAACGCGCCGTTGCGCTGGGCCAGAAGCAAGACAAGAAATTACAGTCTTCTCAGCAATACCCCAACTCGAGCGCAAGCAGCAGCGCTAACACGCCTAGCACCCCGGGGCCGCCAGCGTCGAGTGGGGAGACCGACGAGGCGGATGTCGACTTCCAGGCAAAAGCTCTTCAGAAGGAGTTGGAGCCGATTGTGGCCGATGTGAGCCATCTGACAGAAGAAGTGCGAAACGCCGAGCGCCAGATTTCGACTCTGACGTCAGCGGCTGTCGCCCTTTCCTCCTCACCTGAGGCGACAGCAGTCGCCGCGAGCATAGCGGGAGTCAAGGGCAGGCTTACCAAAGCGGAGCAGTCTCTGGTCGCTGCTTTGAGTCAAACGCAGGCTCAGGTTTCGGTGGCGGTCTCCAAGGCACGCCGACACCGCCAGGATGATGCATTCCGAGGCGCGTATCTTCAGATCGTCCCTTGGCCTGGCGTCGCTACTGGCCTTGCTTCAACCCCTTTGAAAGAGGGGGGCTTGCGGTCGCAAGGGAATGTGGATTCAGTTCCACGTCAGTCTTCTGCGAGGCCGGGGTACCACTAG